Part of the Halorhabdus utahensis DSM 12940 genome, TCGCCGCGTATGTGTCGGAAGGGCTGGGAGAGGCAGTGTGGGTGTTCGTAGTCGGGTGGCTCTTTCTGACTCCGGCTTACGGCGTTCTCGCCGGGTATGTGCCCAACCCAATGGATGTGATCCATCAAAAACTGCGGCGAGACGAACAGACGGCAAATGAGAGCGACAGCCGCTCGAAAGACCAAGACGGAGCGAACAGCGCTTCGGAGGAACTCCGTCGTCGATACGTAAAGGGGAAGATCAACGAGCAAGAATTTGAACAGCGACTTGAAACGCTACTCAGGAGCGAAAAGTCCCAACCGGCAGACCCAGAGCGGATCGAAAGCGCACCCGGTAATTCAACGGGGACAAACGAGACGGGGGTTCGCCAGCGCGAACTCGAAACGACGAGGAAAGAGAACTAACAACGGCTCGCTGCCAGTCTGCTCGGGAAAGAAATTCGTCGAATCAGTTAGTTCACGTCCGCGAGGCAAGCGGACGGCGAGCGATGGCGTCAGGCGGTGGCCGGGGTGACGGCCTCTGTGAAATCGTTGACCGACTTCGCCTCGCGGGTCGTTCCTCCTCTCACGTGTCGCTTCGCTCCACGTTCGAGCAATCGAGGCCTCACTCCGTTCGGCCTCGCGCTCCCCGCTCGGCGTTCCGAGGTTCTTCGCTGCGCTCAGAACCTCGCTTACATCGCGCCGCCCATGCCACCCATACCGCCCATGCCGCCCATGCCGCCGCCCATACCGCCGCCGGGGCCGCCAGCGGGCGGGCCGCCGTCGTCGCCGTCGTCGCTGCCGCCGCCCTTGAGGTCGCCGGCGGCGATCACGTCGTCGATCCGGAGGATCATCACGGCGGCCTCCGTCGCACTCTCGACAGCCTGGGTCTTGACGCGCAGCGGCTCGTAGACGCCGTCCTCGCTCATGTCGACGATGTCGCCGGAGTAGGCGTCCAGGCCGACGCCGATGTCGCCGGCGTCGTGCTGACTGCGGAGGTCCACGAGGGAGTCGATCGGGTCGTGACCCGCGTTCTCGGCGAGGGTGCGCGGGACGACGTCGATGGCGTCCGCAAAGGCCTCGACGGCGAGCTGCTCGCGGCCACCGACGGAGTCGGCGTGGTCACGCAGTCCAAGCGCGAGTTCGGCTTCGGGAGCCCCGCCGCCGGGCAGGACCTTGCCGTCCTCGAGCGTGACGCGAACGACGCCCAGCGAGTCCTCGATGGCGCGTTCGACCTCGTCGACGACGTGCTCGGTGCCGCCGCGCAGGATGAGCGTGACGGCCTTGGCGTCCTCGACGTCCTCGACGAAGACGCGCTCGTCGCCGGCGACACCCTTCTGGGCGACGCTGCCGGCGAAGCCGAGATCGTCCTCGGTGATATCGTCGATGTTCGAGACGGCGCGTGCGCCCGTGGCACGCGAGAGCGCCTTGATGTCGGACTTCTTGGCGCGACGGACCGCGAGGATGCCCTCCTGGGCGAGGTAGTGCTGGGCCATG contains:
- a CDS encoding SHOCT domain-containing protein, with the translated sequence MESVRRLAGFLMVVFAIATVPGGVAAYVSEGLGEAVWVFVVGWLFLTPAYGVLAGYVPNPMDVIHQKLRRDEQTANESDSRSKDQDGANSASEELRRRYVKGKINEQEFEQRLETLLRSEKSQPADPERIESAPGNSTGTNETGVRQRELETTRKEN